One region of Candidatus Zixiibacteriota bacterium genomic DNA includes:
- a CDS encoding tetratricopeptide repeat protein, producing the protein MTKAVARLEYVVVRDPYYKDSLTLLGRAYYASGRYRDAYEILKRALAIRPDDEIAWISLGLTELRLGNDAKGLESLKGGLTLLSKVSKEGYRGIEFWDTDGYVRAALRRAVFAVTKGLQEKESIIQTSEILLSRIDDEEWFQERRERRDRLKGQD; encoded by the coding sequence ATGACCAAAGCCGTTGCGCGCCTGGAGTACGTGGTGGTCCGCGACCCCTACTACAAGGACAGCCTCACTCTGCTGGGCCGGGCTTACTACGCAAGCGGTCGTTACCGGGACGCGTACGAGATTCTCAAGCGCGCCCTGGCGATTCGCCCCGATGACGAGATCGCCTGGATCAGCTTGGGGCTGACCGAGCTCAGGCTGGGTAATGACGCAAAGGGACTGGAGAGCCTGAAAGGCGGGCTCACGCTCTTGAGCAAGGTTTCGAAGGAAGGATACCGCGGTATTGAATTCTGGGACACGGACGGCTACGTGCGGGCGGCCTTGAGAAGAGCCGTCTTTGCCGTCACAAAAGGGCTTCAGGAGAAGGAAAGCATCATCCAGACCAGCGAAATCCTTCTGAGCCGTATCGACGACGAAGAATGGTTCCAGGAGAGAAGAGAGCGCAGGGATCGGCTAAAAGGCCAGGATTAG